The DNA window GCGCGCGAAGCTGGACGCCGCGGGTACGGCCGATGGCAAGCACTACCTGCTCACCGCGGCCGTGTCGGCTTCCGGGTGGATCCTGCGCGGTGCCGAGACCTACCAGGTGACCCAGTACCTCGACTACGCCAACATCATGACCTACGACCTGCACGGCGCGTGGAACCAGTACGTCGGCCCGAACGCCGCGCTCTACGACGACGGCAACGACGCCGAACTCAAGTTCTGGAGCGTTTACACCACCCCGCAGTACGAGGGGATCGGGCACCTGAACACCGACTGGGCCTACCACTACTTCCGCGGTGCGATGCAGGCGGGCCGGATCAACATCGGCGTGCCGTTCTACACCAGGGGCTGGCAGGGCGTCAGCGGTGGCCAGCAAGGGCAGTGGGGTACCGCGCCGCTGCCGGACCAGAAGAAGTGCCCGCCGGGAACCGGCGGGAGCGTGGGGTCCAAGATTCCTTGTGGCAACGGCGCGATCGGGATCGACAACCTCTGGCACGACTCGACCGCGGGCGGCGAAGAGGTACCGTCCGGAGTGAACCCGATGTGGCACGCCAAGAACCTGGAGAACGGGATACAGGGCGACTACCTGAAGGCGTACGGCCTCGACCCGGACAACGACCCGACGGACCGCCTGACCGGTATCTACACCCGCAACTACAGCAGCACGCTGACCTCGTCGTGGCTGTGGAACGAGCAGAAGAAGGTCTACCTGTCCACAGAGGACGAGTCCGCAGTGGACGCGAAAGCGAAGTACGTCGCGGACAAGGGCCTCGGCGGGATCATGATCTGGGAGCTGGCTGGCGACTACGCGATGGACGCGGCCAAGCACCAGTACGGGATGGGCACCACGCTGGTCGACAAGATCGGAAGCCGCTTCGCGGGCGCCGCTCCATACGGGGCTTCGAAATCCAACACGACCATGCCGACCGACGTGCTCGACGTGGGCGTGGAGGCGAAGGGGTTCGCACTGGGTGACAACAACTACCCGATCAACCCGAAGCTGGCGATCACGAACCGCTCCGCCACCGCCATCCCCGGCGGGGCCCAGATCGAATTCGACTACGGCACCAGCGCCCCCGGCAGCATGACCGACCAGTCGGGCTGGGGGCTGCGGGTGACGCAGAAGGGGCACACCGGGCCGAACGTCGGCGGGCTCAAGGGCGATTTCCAGCACGTGTCGTTCGCGCTGCCGAGTTGGCAGAGCATCCCGGCGAAGGGCACGGCGGAGGTGACCGTCAACTACTACCTGCCGATCGCCACCCCGTCGAACTTCAAGATCACCTTCGGCGGCAAGAGCTACGCGCTGTCGCAGGACAACCCGCGAGGACCGGTGACCTGACACCGTTTTCCCGCTTACGAACGAACCGCGGATGCGCGGCGACCTGGCCAAGGTCGCCGCGCATCCGCGCTCAGCCGGGTGTGGAAGTGACTCCAGGGACGGTTACCTCTCGGATGTCCAGCCGCACCTGGCCGCCGGTCAGTTCTTCGAGTTCGCCACGGAGCCGGTCGGCTTCCTCGCCGCGACGACCGGCGAGCAGGATCGGCCTGACCGCGCGAATGCCAACCCACAGCCGATCCCCGGCGTGGTCGATTTCCACCGCGGATACCCCGACCGCCCGATCCACGGCCCGCCGCACCGCACCGCGAATCGTGGCGTCCTCCGCCTCGACACGCGACTCCTGGTCCGTCACGATCTTCGAGCCGGTGACGGGGAAACCGGCCACCTCGATCCGATCGGCCAGCAGCCTGCCCGCCATTTCCCGGCGGTCTCGCTCATCGGCCGCGGCGTACGCCAAGCGGGCCTCGGCGGTCAGTTCCAGATCCACGTGCGAACGCAAGTAGACCCGCAGCACCCCGGGCGGTGCGCCGGAATCGCGCCCGGCGAGCACCCTCCGGCGGGCCACGGTGTACTTCTCCCCGGTTTCGGCCATCCTGGCCCGGATCTGCTTCTTGAACGCGCTGTCGTCAGTCACACCGTTGTCCTTCGCGGCGACGCTGCCCCGCGCCCTGATCGCCTTGTTCAGCGGTGGTTGGACGATCGACGGCGCGAACCAGCGGCCCTTGTCCTCGTGGCCGTCGCGGGCGCGGGCCGCGGACAGCTCGGAGTGCGGCAGGCGCTCCTGCCGAGCCCAGGTTACTCCCGCGCCGTCCGCTGCGGTCGGCATAAAGGGGCGATAAGCGGATCCGCGAACGGTGGCCATAGGCGCGGTCTGGCTCCCTGGTGGCAGACCGCGCCGAAGCCGCGGTCGCCCCGGGGTAACCCGGGGCGCACATCGACAGGAAGGAACTTCCCATGTCACCGTCTTTGCGGAGGGCCGCGGTGGTCGTGGCCGGGCTCGCGATCACGCTCGGCACCGGCAGTGCCGCGTTCGCCAGCACGGAATCGCACCCCGGCGGCAGCAGGCCGGGAGCGCCGATCGCGTGCCACATCACCGTGCCCTTGCCGCCCGGCACCCCGGCGCAGCCCGCGCACCCCGTGCAGCCCGCGCACCCGACGGATGCGCAGCCCGCCAAGCCGGTGGTGCCCGGGACACCCGCCGTGCCGGGGATGCCGATCGGGTGCTGGGTGAGCACGCCGCTGCCGCCCGGGACGCCGACGCTCCCGACGTTGCCGCCCGGTGCGGAACCGACGGTGCCGACCACCGGCGCCAAGTAGGACCAGCGATCGCTTGACGGTGGCTCGTGCGGCAGGGGATTCCCGCCGCACGAGCCACCTTCGTGAAAGATGACGGCGCCCGATCATCCTCGGTGCACGAAAGGCCACACATCTTTGACCGTTCGGCCCGCGACGGCCGAGCCCGAACATCTGCGGAAAGCCGGAGCAAGGTCCAGTTGAGCCGAACGGACGCTTGATCTTGATCCGCTCGGCCGCTTTTCGCCCTGTCGGAATGCATTAGCCTCGATTCGGCTGGCACGTTTCCCGGCAATCCATTTTCCCTTTTGGCCGAACAAAGTCCGGTCAAACAATCGGCGAATTCCGAGTCGGCTCGCTTGCCGCGCTGTCAACGATGTCATGGGCTGATCGACAACCACAGATGGAGGGTGCGACATGCGCCGAAGAGCCAAAGCACTGGTCAGTTCGCTGCTGGTGACCGTGGTCGGCGTGACGACGGCGCAAGCCGCACAAGCGGTGCCCGGTTCGCCAGCGCAGGAAGGGAGCGCGAACACCGCCGAACTGGGCAAGCCGCGCACGGTCACCTTGATCACCGGCGACCGGATCACCGTGCAGGACCGCCGTGGCCAGAATCCCGCGATTTCGGTGCAGCCGGGACCCGGCCGCGAGCAGCTGGGTTTCCAGCGCAGCAAGGGCAAGGACGGGTGGTCGGTCTTCCCCGCCGACGCCCTGCCGCTGGTGGCGAACGGCGTGCTCGACGAGCAACTCTTCCGGATCGATCGGCTGCTCGCCGACGGGTACGACGACAGCGCGCGACCGACGCTGCCGCTGATCGTGCAGCAGGACGGTGCCGGGTACGCCGCCACCGCGGTGCCGGGCGCGACCGAGGTGCGCCGCCTGGACAGTATCGGCGCGACCGCGTTCGCCGAGCGCAAGGACAGCGCCGGTGCGTTCTGGTCCACTGTGGTCGGTCCGCGCGCGACGGCGGTGCGGAAAGTGTGGCTGGACCGCAAGGTGAAGGCGAAC is part of the Amycolatopsis sp. CA-230715 genome and encodes:
- a CDS encoding chitinase C-terminal domain-containing protein, yielding MSPISTRSKAGAVFAAVAALVAASLVVLLPGTASARADDCRPDGLLATPGTASPYCTVYDGSGREKIAHGSTRRTIGYFTGWRTGKDGSPAYLASQIPWNKVSHINYAFAHIGTDNRVSVGPDGPGNAATGMEWPGVLGAEMDPAYPYKGHFNLLNKYKKQNPGVRTLISIGGWAESGGILNPDGTRTASGGFYKTTQSQQAIDTFADSTVQFLRQYGFDGADIDYEYATSMKYAGNPDDFWISDANRATLLKNYVALMKTLRAKLDAAGTADGKHYLLTAAVSASGWILRGAETYQVTQYLDYANIMTYDLHGAWNQYVGPNAALYDDGNDAELKFWSVYTTPQYEGIGHLNTDWAYHYFRGAMQAGRINIGVPFYTRGWQGVSGGQQGQWGTAPLPDQKKCPPGTGGSVGSKIPCGNGAIGIDNLWHDSTAGGEEVPSGVNPMWHAKNLENGIQGDYLKAYGLDPDNDPTDRLTGIYTRNYSSTLTSSWLWNEQKKVYLSTEDESAVDAKAKYVADKGLGGIMIWELAGDYAMDAAKHQYGMGTTLVDKIGSRFAGAAPYGASKSNTTMPTDVLDVGVEAKGFALGDNNYPINPKLAITNRSATAIPGGAQIEFDYGTSAPGSMTDQSGWGLRVTQKGHTGPNVGGLKGDFQHVSFALPSWQSIPAKGTAEVTVNYYLPIATPSNFKITFGGKSYALSQDNPRGPVT
- a CDS encoding KH domain-containing protein; the encoded protein is MPTAADGAGVTWARQERLPHSELSAARARDGHEDKGRWFAPSIVQPPLNKAIRARGSVAAKDNGVTDDSAFKKQIRARMAETGEKYTVARRRVLAGRDSGAPPGVLRVYLRSHVDLELTAEARLAYAAADERDRREMAGRLLADRIEVAGFPVTGSKIVTDQESRVEAEDATIRGAVRRAVDRAVGVSAVEIDHAGDRLWVGIRAVRPILLAGRRGEEADRLRGELEELTGGQVRLDIREVTVPGVTSTPG